The Salvelinus namaycush isolate Seneca chromosome 19, SaNama_1.0, whole genome shotgun sequence DNA window CCGTCATTGGCACATAAAGGGTCAAAGGCGTTTGATTGACTACATACTACTTGCCCAAAGAATCTCTGAAATTTGTCCATGACCAGACTAGTTATTGTGGTTTCCTACACTAGATATGCTCTGCCATTTTATGTTATAATAGTAATGGCTTAGTTCTACAGTATGCAGTATACTTGCTGATGTTTTCAGTGTTGAAGCAATAATTATCATGCCATATTCCATGTTTTTTAAAAACACAGCTAATCCTCCATCAGCACTCGGTAGTGAAGTGGCCTGTACAAATGTTTACACAAGCTTAGTCTTTCAGTCATTTACTCTTTTTTATTCTCTTATGGCACTTCAGAGATGGATAACAAAGCAGATGAGCAGGACAGTGGTACACTTTGTTTGTGTGGCAGATTGGTCTGGTATTtggtgttttattaggatcctcattagATCACACAAACAGTGTGCTAACCCTTTACACAAAGACACACCACACTATTTACTCTCCAACTGTCATTTTAAATTCCCTTTGTGCTCGCTTCATGCTGCTCTAGCTTGATCCTTTAAACTATCCTTGTTCTTCCCTGTCATTCTTCTGTCTTCCTTTTCTCTTTCCACGTTTTTCTTCTggatctgttctctctctctcatcccggGCCTAAACACAGTCCTCTGCTGTGTTGGGATTAGTTACTTTAAAGTTATTAGTCGTTACATTTAAGgcattatttatttgtgttactTTTATGAAAAATATCTGTTTGTTTGACTGCTGGAGGGAGCATGGTGAGCTGCGCGCTCTACCAAACAGGCTACTTACTAACTCAGGTTTGAGCATCAATGTCTTTCATCTGGTGCACTGCTTTCCTGTGATAGCGCAGAACTTGTAGACTATCTCATGGGCTACATAATTAGCCATATATACTGTAAGCCAAACATCTGTACAGATTTCCTATCTTTTCATTCAAAATCTCTCTCGAGCTGCCAGTTCTGGTTATAGACTGCATGTACACGGActcatagagatgtatagagggcACACTTGCCACTAGATGGGGGAAGCCCTCTGTGGGCTTTGCTATCACAGAAGCGATCAATGGCAAAGATCAAAGGTGCACCCTCCTATACATTTCTATGGACAGCAGCTGtcatgacatttctccaaacacCCTTTCTCCGCTCCCCCGAGAGCTAAATGAGGAAACAAGTCGAGATTGGATCATGGAAACACGCCCGGTAGAGATATGATTCTGAAAGTAACGCACGCGTTGTTTGACAAAGTAACTGTAATAATGCTACCCAATTTGAAAAAGTCACGCATTACTTTACGCCATTTCTCATGAAAGTAATCTGACTACATCATTTTTTTGTCGTTTGTCAAATACACTAAGCCAGGTGAAAGTGTTAAGGTATAAAGTAACTGTTTAGGTAAAAGTAAAGGAATAAACGTTTTCCAGTATGTTAGAAAAAGAAACACAAACATTTGAATTCTCAATTTCAATGACTGAACTACAGTCTAGCTCTACATTCCCAATTCACAGCGTCCAAGAAATCTTCTAGCAGGCTGCTGTTAGCTATGTATGCCAGGAATGACTCCCTCCTGTAACTCGCCACCTCAAGAGAATGTTTGCACTGATCACATTGcaaagagagacctgaaaatactcTCAGATATTTGAGAGAACCTCCCTTCTTGCATACACCCCTAAGAGTTTCCCCTCTTTTGACCCTCTTGACTACTAACTCGGAATACATAGTGCTTATACATGCACATTTTGGAGTGGTCGTTATTTAGAAACTGGGGTTATTACGGTTATTTTACTTCAGCAAAGTCGTCTACTTATGACTACTCTTTAACTGAGGATCCAGTATGGTTTAAAAGCACTTCTCAGACACTTCCAAATCAATGGTGCCCTTTGATCTAAATGTGTAAGCTGCCCTCTTCTTGCGCAGGGAGGTCTGATCACACCAACAGTTGACAGCTGACCCTTTGACAGGGAAATACAAAGCTAGACACTCATGGTATGTGCAATACATTTTTTTCTCCGTTTTGAGGCAGAAAAAGGGGTTGCTTTTCCACTAGAAATCTCACTGCATTTTTTTGGTGAGTGGGGCCTTTGAAAGGCTGTGATTTGAGGATTGTGAGGCCCAACGGAATATTgggcctcctcctcttcctgttttTGTGGTTGGAGTTGTTTCCATGACTACCTGGTTGCCAGATGTGAGTGTCTCTTGCCTGTCCCCCACTTTTCTGGACCGCCATACGGACCTATCATCTGAGCCTAGAGCTGCCAcacattccctctccctccttctttctctcaaacacacacagaggaaagAGAAGCATGTGGTATTAAACAGCCTCTCATTGTTTATCCCTCTCTAACAGAGTGTAACAATCATTGCTAAATGTGATCCATGCAGTTACAGGGTAATGAAGGGGCCAGTTCCAACAGTAGGCAAGCAGGTTCATCCTGTGTCGTTTTCTCAGACAGTGGGCACCGCAGCCATGGCACCAGCGCCAAGGCTGAGCGCAAAGATGAAGGCACTGCCTGGCACCAACGAACCCTACGAGGTCAGCAGCCAGTGAGACATACACACTGCCTCCCTCCACCTTCAACAGTGAAGATGTGCAGTGTAGGTTTTTTGTCTTCCATTGTACAACTCTACCGCAGTCTTTCAATGGTGTTCCAACTCTTTCCTCTCTGCCATCATTTTCACATTAGGCCCCTGATCCATCTTAACACCTTGTGGACAGAAGCATTACAGAGGCCCAGACTAAACAGACAGACTTATATAGAGAGAAGCAGTATACCATCCATCTGTCTATAGGCAGTGGACCATAGACCACACACTCTACCTCTCTGTCAGCACTAACACAGCTGTCACCTTCATGAAGTAACTTACCCTCTCTTTCCTAACATTGATTTTCAGGGGATTGGTCTTGTGTTCCCCTTACAATATTTTTAGTCTGTGCTGCTACGATAGTTTATACATTTCACTTACAGTGGAGTTCTAATGTGGGTGTCACTGTGGACACCCCACAGTATCTGCAGGGAGTGTGGTACACAGTTGCCACATATGGCGAGTGATCATGTGTGCAATATGATGATCAATAGTaactgaatgtgtttgtgtgcgtgtagaTGCCTCCTATGTGGATCCACCAAAGACTGCATCCAAGAAGCACATAGAGGATGACGACTTTGCTGATGAAGAGTTGGGAGACGACCTACTACCGGAGTAGCCAGTTCCAAGTTCCCCTGatttcctcctcccctccttgaCAGTAAGGGTGTTTTCACATATGAAATTCGGTACACTGGTTCAGTTTCCTGGAGCGTTTGTGAGAATTCTACAGAATATGTTTCGCTTTcacaagacctgaaaataacaGTTTCAGGGTGCGATTAGCAAGCCGCACATTTTACATGATGTTAGtgagctagctaggtagcttgtTTACAATGGGCAAAAAGGTTCCATGCGACTCACGCTGACGCATTACAATACCTGGTACTCTGGTCCTGGATCTTCGACCCGCTACTATAGCATGGATCCGGATCATAAGGTTATTTGTGAACAACAAGTTCAAATAATCTATACATTACATTCCACCAGAGTGGTGCAAACTGAGATGATTATTTTCCCATATGCTAGCCTGGATGCATTTTATCACCTGGAAACTTTCTGGGAAAATCCATTGTTATTAACTCTATGGTAACCTCAGGACAGTAATACAGTTTTAACCCAGTTTAGAGGCTCTTCATTTAAATGTATACTTTATAAAATATGTTTATATTGCAAAGCACTATTTATTGTAATTCGCAAGTCTTCCCTGGCtttttgtgttctgactgagGCAAAGAAGTGCATATATGCATCTGATTTGTCTATTTTCagataataaaaaaaatgtcacCATACATTGTTGCTCTTGTTAATTTTGGATGCATGGGTTTGGGTGTTGAAAATATTAATTATAAACCAGgttgttcgagccctgaatgctgattttctgaaagctgtggtatatcagactgtataccacggatttgacaaaacatttatttttactattctaGTTATGTTGggaaccagtttataattgcaataaggcacctctggggtctATGGGCAATATACCACAtttaagggctgtatccaggcactccgcattatACAACACAACTTTAAAATATTGCATTGTAGATACGGAAAGTTGAAAGTATGAACCTTTCCCGAGCGCAGGTGGATGAATTCTTGTGATAATCAACCGAACATTTCCTATTACGGCTCTCTGTGCCAGCCAATCTGTTCAACATTCTATCCCGAAAATATTTCAGAGTGGAAAATAGCTGGATGAGTACCTGCAGTTCGGCAACCATTCGAGTGACTCAGAGCGCAGTGCAATGTTTCCATCTGCGCAACAAGAATTACATGGGAGGACCCGACAACAGACTGAAGTTTTCGCAGACGTCAAAAACTATATAAGGGGTTCTAAACCGATGCTGTATAGCCcgacaatacattttattttagcaGTAAAAGTTTACTATTTCGTGTCCAACAGAAGTGCGCAACGATGTTTGGTGGAGTATCTTTCGTGTGTTTGCTTCTGGTGCTGTTATGCGATATGGCATCGGTAGCCAAAGTGTCCAAGAAGTCCACCCAGGGTCGGCAGTGTTTGGACTTACCGGAAGAAATCCTCGAGCAAATGTTTGGGCGGCTTTCGGTGGGCGTCCTGAGTGCGTTCCACCACACTCTGCAGCTTGCACCATTGGAGCGGAAGAATCTCACCTGCCCATCAGCGGGACGCCCTGTCCCCGACAGGAAGTCTCGGATCCCCGTCAACCTTCTCAGCCTGTCTCCCTGGGCATACAGGTAGGAATACCTGGGTCTAAATGTCAAGAGGGCCACAGTAATTATGAATGGGTCAATATAATTATCTATGGTTCTCCTTCAACAGGATCTCCCACGACCCCGCCAGGTATCCCAGGTTCATACCCGAGGCATATTGCTTGTGTAAAGGCTGTCTGATAGGACCGTTTGGTCAGGAGAG harbors:
- the il17d gene encoding interleukin-17D; translation: MFGGVSFVCLLLVLLCDMASVAKVSKKSTQGRQCLDLPEEILEQMFGRLSVGVLSAFHHTLQLAPLERKNLTCPSAGRPVPDRKSRIPVNLLSLSPWAYRISHDPARYPRFIPEAYCLCKGCLIGPFGQESDQYRSTPVYMPSVILRRTGSCVGGRHSYTESYVSVAVGCTCVPLLEKDRDAQSSNQSLEREHTKADELSSNDKNI